A single region of the Pontibacter kalidii genome encodes:
- a CDS encoding TlpA family protein disulfide reductase — protein sequence MDKKKFSIKEIPGWAVMLAVFGVLYSTGLHTEAIGQVQRILLATGLKNADVPETWQNPDATAVVDAAATANSDMAGAGFKIVDLQGKQVNFESLKGKVVFLNIWATWCPPCIAEMPNIQKLYEKIGSDKIAFVMLSVDEGGMEKVKKFIAKKKYTFPVYMPASQFPQEFYSTAIPTTFIISPDGKIVAKQEGMADYDTPEVVAFLQKLSLK from the coding sequence ATGGATAAGAAGAAATTTTCGATCAAAGAAATTCCAGGCTGGGCAGTGATGCTGGCCGTTTTCGGAGTTTTATACTCCACTGGTCTGCATACCGAAGCCATCGGTCAAGTGCAGCGTATATTGCTGGCTACAGGCCTCAAGAATGCCGATGTGCCGGAAACATGGCAGAACCCTGATGCTACAGCAGTAGTGGACGCGGCTGCAACAGCCAATTCAGACATGGCCGGTGCAGGCTTTAAGATAGTAGACCTGCAGGGCAAGCAGGTAAACTTTGAAAGCCTGAAGGGCAAAGTAGTGTTCCTGAACATCTGGGCTACCTGGTGCCCACCCTGCATCGCCGAAATGCCAAACATCCAGAAGCTCTACGAAAAGATCGGCTCCGACAAAATCGCCTTCGTGATGCTCTCGGTGGACGAAGGCGGCATGGAAAAGGTGAAGAAGTTCATAGCCAAGAAAAAGTATACCTTCCCGGTATACATGCCGGCCAGCCAGTTCCCGCAGGAGTTTTACTCCACCGCCATTCCAACCACCTTCATCATCTCGCCTGATGGCAAGATAGTGGCCAAACAGGAGGGGATGGCCGACTACGACACACCTGAAGTAGTGGCTTTCCTTCAGAAGCTGAGCCTAAAGTAA